Below is a window of Nomascus leucogenys isolate Asia chromosome 16, Asia_NLE_v1, whole genome shotgun sequence DNA.
agaaacatttaactttTGTGTTTAACTTTTCACCTCCCATCACAGTTTCTTCTCTGCTCCTCAGTGTTGTTGGAAAAGCAAGAAGTCAAGGGATCTGTCAGAAAAGCAAGAGGGTGTGATTGAAATTAGCCATATAACTGGACATCACTTAGGCCTGGCCTGGCTAACATACAATGGAAATTACCTTGTGTTCTATCAACTCCCTGGGGCCCCAGAAAAGGGACATATGAATGAAATTCagaaaagagcaacaaaattaTTAAAGAGCTGTGGGGTTGATTTATGAGGCACATTATGAAAGCTAAGTTCATGTGGCTTGGTTAAACAATGACTAACTGAAGACACGATGAATGCCTTTGAGTTTATGGAGAATGCaatcactgagaaaaaaaagagacagggagtTGTCTTGAAGGTGATAACATCACTATCaccacttttgtttcttttttttagttgtaGGTTGTTTTTAAGCTGATACATCATAATTCTACGTATTTAAGGGGTACAGTGTGATTTTTCAAGACATGTATAGATtacataatgatcaaatcagggtaatagCATAGCCATCACCTCAAATGCTCTTGATTTCTCTGTGGTAGGAACATTAAAAATCCTGTCTTCTAGCTATTCTGAAGTAtttgaaactttgtttttattatacttaaatttctagggtacatgtgcacaatgtgcaggtttgttaaatatgtatacatgtgccaggttggtgtgctgcacccattaactcgtcatttacattaggtatatctcctaatgctaaccttccccactcccccaaccccatgacagggcccggtgtgtgatgttccccatcctgtgtccaaatgttctcattgttcagttctcacctatgagtgagaacatgcggtgtttggttttctgtccttgtgatagtttgctcagaatgatggtttctagcttcatccacgtccctacagaggacatgaactcatccttttttatggctgcatagtattccatggtgtatatgtgccacattttcttaatccagtctatcattgatggacatttgggttggttccaagtctttgctattgtgaatagtgccgcagtaaacatacgtgtgtatgtgtctttacagcagcatgatttataatcctttgagtatatacccagtaatgggatggctgggtcaaatggtatttctagttctagatccttgaggaatttccacactatcttccacaatggttgaactagtttacagtcccatcaacagtgtaaaagtgttcctatttctccacatcttctccagcacctgttgtttcctgactttttaatgatcgccattctaactggcatgagatggtatctcattgtggttttgatttgcatttctctgatggccagtgatgatgagcatttttagtATTTGAaacattattgttgactatagttaccctacGGTACAATTTAACAGGataacttattcctcctaactgtaGCTTTTTACCCACTGACTGACTCCTCATGTCCTCCCCTCCTGACTtcccccagcttctggtaaccactattctactctctacttctatgaggttgtttcatttttttaatatgggGGCAGGGGCTGTGCTATTTCAACTACCTGCTACAGAACTTAgcaccaattttttaaatttttcatactAATAAGAAAGATAACACGATAGCACTGAAAACAACATTGTACCTTTAGAAAATGTAGGCAATTCTCTAAATGTGTTCTGGATAAGAGTACTGACTGAGAAGTAATAAGAATATAAATCAATTAACAGgctatgtgaaaaagaaaaggcaaaaatgagCCCCTGATGTCACATCTGGGATGAGGGGATAAAAGGAGAGGACAAAATGAAGGGGGGAAAAGTAAATTGGCCAAAGTCCTTGCAGCTCATAACCCCATGGTTAGCTACCAAGCCCAGCAATTCAAAAAAGGGTCTCTAATAAGGTCTCCCCTGACTTATCCCAGAGACCTCAACTGCCACATGGATTATTTCAAACAGGAGAAGATCACCAGCCTGTATTCATCCTTTTAGTGCCAAGCAAGACCCAGAGAAGTTTCATGTCACAGGCTGGTGGGTGGTGGCTGATAGAACCAATTTAGCTGCTGCTGAAGAACAAACAGCCTCCAGTTTGTTTCTTATCTTATCTTATGCAGAGCAATGAAAAGTGGCAAAACTTAAAGTGAAGTTTGCAGTATCTCAAAAGGTCCAAGAACTGACCACTTGCCTGACCCTGAGGTAGATGTTGGGGATGTTACTGTAAATACGACATGCTCTGTATCCTCAAGGACTCCCAGGCCGGAGAGGGAGGCAGTCACCAAAACAGACAAGTACAATATTTTGGTCAACTATGGACGACATGTACAATGGTGgtaccataagattataatagagctgaaaaattcctatagCCTAATGACATCGTAGCTGTCATGACACTGTAGCACACTCATGTGTTTATGGTAATGCTAGTGTAAGCAAACTTACTGCACTTCCAggcatataaaagtatagcacatataattatgtatagtCCATAATGTCTGATGATGATAATAAGTGACTATGtcactggtttatgtatttactatacttttcatcattattttagagCATACTTCTTCTACTCATAAAATAGTTAACTATAAAACAGTCTCAGGCAGATCCTTCAGGAAGAATTTCAGAAGAAGACGTTGTTATCTgaggagatgacagctccgtgTGTGTTATTACCCCTGAcaaccttccagtgggacaggatgtggagtggaagacagtgatactgacgATCCTGACCCTGCGTAGACCTAGGctaatatgtatgtttgtgtgttaatttttcacaaaaacaaaaaaaaataataaaaatattaaaactagaaaaaagcttgtagaggccaggcacagtggctcatgcctgtaatcccagcactttgggagtccgaggcaggtggatcatgaggtcaagagatcgagaccaccctggccaacatgatgaaaccctgtgtctactaaaaatacaaaaattagctgggcgtggtggtgggcgcctatagtcccagctactcgggaggctgaggcaggagaattgcttgaaccagggaggcagaggttgcagtgagccaagattgtgccactgtactccagcctggtgacagagagagactctgtctcaaaaaaaaaaaaaaaaaaagcttgtagaataaggatataaagaaaatatttttgtacatctgTACAAcgtatttgtgttttaagataagtgttattacaaaagtgtcaaaaagttaaaaaattaaaagtttatagagtaaaaaagttacaataagctaaagttaatttatcattgaaaaaggaaatttttgaataaatttaGCTTAGCCTAAGTGTAGTGTTTCTAAAGGCTATAGTAGTGTGCAATTATGTCCaaggccttcacattcacccaCCACTGACTCACTGACACCCACTGCAAGCTCCCTTCacggtaagtgccctatacaggtgggcaattttttatcttttataccatatttttactgcaccttttctaTGTGTAGATATGTTTAAatcacaaatacttaccattgtatcacagttgcctacagtattcagtacagtataTTCTGTACTGTTTGTAGTcctaggtttgtagcctaggagtaacAGGCTATatcatacagcctaggtgtgtagtaggctacaccatccGCATCTGTGTAactacactctatgatgttcacacaacaatgaaatcaccCAAGGACACATTTCTCCAACAATATCCCCATCATTAAATGGTGTGACTATAATGATTATCCAGTGAGCTCTGAGATAAAAGAGATAAGCTCGGCATCCCAGGCCTGCACTGCGGATAACATCTATCCCGGCATGAAGGATTTCGGAGACTATGTCCTGGAGGCGGTGAAGCATGACGTGACATGATTATCATCAGATGGTATCACCTtcaatttacaattattttaagaTGAAGATCCTCATCCTAGAGCATTGATAGCAGATGATGGAGTGGATGTGTATTGTTTTGCTCACcaagcttgctttctttttaaggAACAGTCCTTTCTTCCCAAGAGAACTgttctttctctccatttcaaCCATTAGGTTCTAGCTAATCCCCATACTTCACCTTCCTTGTCCCCATTGATTAGTCCAAGGTGAACCCATCCAATTTCATTCCTGAAACTTTTAAAGTTGGGCCTAAGAGACAGGGACATTCCTTCTGTGGTAATAAGGTCATAAAGTAAGAAGATTGGAAGGACCGTTTTTCCCTTACGTTGGCCCTCCTCTCTCTAGATCCCAGTTGCCTCTGAGGCCTCCTGTACCATTCGTGTGCTGTCACTATGTGAAACATCACAGCATCCTTCCAGTAAAGTCCTCTTTTTGCAAAAACTAGTTCAAGTTTGGTTTCCATCTTTTGCAATCAAAACTGAGTAGCAGTTTTACACTTGCAGTGACTTCTTGACATGTTAATCCTTGCCTTAAAGTTACATTTTCCctctcaccacccccaccccacactttCCAAGAAGAGCTAGCCCAATCTCCATGTTGCCAATTTCTCCTTGTTCTATCTCGGTCTATTAATGCTTGGAACACTTGGCCAATGCTCTTTTCTCCCTATTAGCAGTGCTTCTAGTTGCTCCATTTCAAAGTACATTAAAATGCTGTCTACCAAGAGccaccaccagagaatactactGAGTGGGTCAAGAGTGGGgctcaggaatctgtatttttaacaaaatacatGCTGGTTGATTCGATCTGCAGCCAGGTGGAGGCATCATTAGGCCAAATGGCTCATAAAAcctagcagttttttttttttcttttatctttttcttaaacttttatttcaagttcaggggtaaatgtgcaggtttgtttacacaggtaaatgtgtgtcatggacatttgttgtgcagattatttcaccacccaggtattaagcctggtacccattagttatttttcctgatcttcttcctgctcccaccctccaccctccaaagcCTATCAATTTGAAGAGTATGTAAATGTCCTACTGAAGAGTGCAAATGAACTGTTTCATCTCTAGTTAAGTTTGAGTACTACTCAGTCTTATTACCTCAGAGAAAGCAGAACTATTGGAGGCTTGGAAGTGTGTCATAGTGGTTTCAGGCTGCCGAGAGAATTATCTAGAAGGGGCTTGAGGTGACCTCAACATCTGCGGGTGTTGCAAAGGCAGACCTGGCCCCTTCCGCAAGCTGCCTTTGATTTCCTTCATGCTGGGGACAGATGAGGTAGAggccatttgtttctttttaaacccTAGAATTACATCACAGGCCTGtataattttccttaaaaagtgttttttgttttttgtttttttccaaagcagctaTCCTCAAAAGAGCTGGGCATAGTTCTCCTAGGGGCAGCAGCAGTGTTGAAGTATGGGTGGAAACTGTTCTAAATCCTTCAAACAATGTCAACTTTGGAGCAGTAAAACTGCTCTCTCTTTCCCATGAGAGATGACAAGCATGCCCCAGCAATCTTTTCTTGAAAGTGGATGCCGGGTGAGAGAAGGATTTGATTTGCTGAAGGGTCAGCCAAGTCAAGCCAGTtccttcctcacttcttccctggCTGGAGGTTttcatggtggtgatggtggctgaACTGGACCCACTTAGAAAACTGTCAAAGGTTTCTGGACTTTCAGGTGTGCCGTCTCACATTTGGTCTGCTACAGCAGGTGCTTCAAGGCTTTCTTCTGCCAAgaagatttctttattttatgatgttttctttgtgtgtgtgtgtgtgtgtgtgtgtgtgtgtgtgtttcacttttatttctaacAAACCTGTGGACCTTGGGGCTTAAGACTGAGTGAAGCTAGAAGGATTAGAGTCAAAAGAATTTTGCCATTTGGCCAATAGCATCCCCCACCTCCTCACATATCGATTTTTTTTCTAGGTTCCTTCCCCCTGccactcccctcccccccccccccacacacacacttttctctttctcctctttctctcctttcctcccttgcttctctcccctccctctcaaCACATTCAATGAGTGCCCTAAACGGTGACAAACTTGCATGTGCTTCCCTCATGACTAAACCCCTGGGCCTTCTGCCAATCCCCCGCAGATGGCCCCAAACTGCAGGCATCCCGTAAGGGGACCCCACGCTTGCAGCCCTGGTTGGAACGGTCAGGGTGGAGGAGGATGGTGGGGAGCGGTGGTGTCTTCGTCCTGGGAGAAGGCGAAGCAACTTCCAGGAGGAAACGGGCGTTTCCTTCCCACGCGCTCGAGCGAGCCCTGGGTCCCGGCCTCGGAACTCCACCCAGCCCCTCCCTACCCTCTGGGAAAAGCCAGTcgccacacacaggcacacgcagGCCCCGGCGCCGCGCCCTAAGGAGAGCAGCACCCACGGCCAATTGCCATGGCAACCCCGGGGTTCGTTCCACTTCCCCACCCAGCCGATCTCCCCCCTCCCTGCACTGCAGCCAACCGGCTTGTGCGCGTCCCAGGAGCGCGCTATAAAACCTGTGCTGGGCGTGATCGGCAAGCACCGGACCAGGGGGAAGGCGAGCAGTGCCAATCTACAGCGAAGAAAGTCTCGTTTGGTAAAAGCGAGAGGGGAAAGCCTGAGCATGCAGCGTGTGCAGAGCACGAGCTTTTGTCTCCGAAAGCAGTGCCTTTGCCTGACCTTCCTGCTTCTCCATCTCCTGGGACAGGTAAGTGGCACACCCTTAAGATGCCCCCAAGTTACTTTGCCCTCCTGGGTGGCCCCCATTTGGTCACCGGGCTCGCTGCGTCTTCTGTCCCAGCTGAGTGATTTCTCCTTCTTGTCTCGCCTGCCTTCAGGTCGCTGCGACTCAGCGCTGCCCTCCCCAGTGCCCGGGCCAGTGCCCCGTTACGCCGCCGACCTGCGCGCCCGGGGTGCGCGCGGTGCTGGACGGCTGCTCCTGCTGTCTGGTGTGCGCCCGCCAGCGTGGCGAGAGCTGCTCAGATCTGGAGCCATGCGACGAGAGCAGTGGCCTCTACTGTGACCGCAGCGCGGACCCCAGCAACCAGACTGGCATCTGCATGGGTAATCCTGCCCCCTCTGCTGTTTGACCTCTTCTTCTGCAGCTAAGTGAAGctgcttcctcccttctcttttttattcccCTTCCCAGAGGCGATAAGCAAATAATGATAATGCAGTAAGTGACATGTAtagagcacttactgtgtgtcaggcatggTTTGGGGAGCACCTGGGGCTTTGGGGAGCGCCACAGCCAGAAAGGAAACCTGCCCTGGAGTTGAAAGGCATTCTTCACTTGGCTTCCTAGACAAGAATCTAAGCAAAAGGGGAGCCACGCAGAGTTAAGGGCCAGTGAAGTCATTTCCTTTGGACACTTCTGGGGGGCTACTTGGGGCTGATGGAAGCTCGGGTTTACCCACACGCTCACTGTTTCTCAAACTGCAGTTGGGGAAAACCCAGCAGGTTTgttttcacacctgtaattgtcCCATTTGAACCAAAGCAGCTGCTAGTCTCCTGGGACAACTATGTAACCCTTCTCTGGctgcaagtaaaataaaatgcaggcaACTAGCCAATCCAGTCTTCTAAAACATAATCAATCGGGGATCAATTTTTCACACGGTACAACATTGTAGTTGAAGATTGTTGCTTCCTTTCTGGACAGGAgggcttttacttttttctctaagctACTGATGATTTATTATGCTTGAGTGTCAAGGAATCTTAATGCCCTTCCCAATTTGATCAGCTAACCTGTTGGAAAATATAAAGtacactttttctccttttaagtcTAAGCTGCTGGAGTAGGAAACTCTAAGGAGGTTCTTGCAAAATGACTGAACATTTAGAACAATGGCCAGGGGACCTTGGGGGCATCACTTCACAGTTGCACACCTCTTTCCTCATCCATAGAATGAGTGGCAACACCAGATGATCTTGAAGGTTTCCTCTTGCTCTGAGAGGCCTCCATGAGGACATCACTCTACAGTAGATACATGAGAAACCGATCGCCTGAACTAGAAAAGGACTTGGGTTTTGGAGCATGTCCTCCAAATCTTACATAGCTTCTTCACTGTATTGTGTTcttgtttttcctcttcctctttgcttTCCACTTTGCTTCCCACTTTGCTTCCCCAATATTCTAGCGGTAGAGGGAGATAACTGTGTGTTCGATGGGGTCATCTACCGCAGTGGAGAGAAATTTCAGCCAAGCTGCAAATTCCAGTGCACCTGCAGAGATGGGCAGATTGGCTGTGTGCCCCGCTGTCAGCTGGATGTGCTACTGCCTGAGCCTAACTGCCCAGCTCCAAGAAAAGTTGAGGTGCCTGGAGAGTGCTGTGAAAAGTGGATCTGTGGCCCAGATGAGGAGGATTCACTGGGAGGCCTTACCCTTGCAGGTGAGAAACTCAGTATACCTAAGGCTGGTCATAGTAGAGGGTAGATACAAACATGAAGAATTTGCAATCTCTTGGATTTGAAAAGAGAAACTGGCCTCAGTTTCTGGCCATTCAGTTGTGGATTTCAGGTTGCCCACTGAGATCAAACACATTTGTAGACATTAGATCAAACATATTTATAAACTCAAACTAAGTTATAGAAGGTTGCTGCAATTTCTCCTGAAGAAGACCTCCCAAATTCactcttttgtcttatttttgtcttattgGGTGACTACTACTTGTATTTTAATCCATCCCACTTGACCTTCATTAGCACtacaaagacaaaattttaaatcctctttcttttctggatTCTGTACACTCCCTAGGCTGTCTCATGATTAACCTCCTTAAAGAAGGCTACTCATCCCTGAACAGGTGTCACTGAAAAGTGTCATCTTTCTAGATGTTGTAGTAAGGCTCAGATGGCACTTCAGGacctttttttattcttctttttgttttctcttatcaatgaaatagtttaaataaaaaatctcaaGAGACAGTAGAGGATTATTTTAGAAGCCATTAATTAGCCAGATTACTTATATTAGCAGTATCCAGAATTGTATACTGTTTCTGAGGGCAGACATTATCAGCCAtgccagaaataaataaataaataaattcagttctGTGTCCTGGAAGCATGGGTGTTTAGTAGGTACGGAGTTAAATGAGACCCACTTTCTAATAATGGCTGAAAAGGACCACTTTCCAATCCTCACATTTTACCCAATATGGCTGTCTTTATTTATACATCCCATAGCTTACAGGCCAGAAGCCACCCTAGGAGTAGAAGTCTCTGACTCAAGTGTCAACTGCATTGAACAGACCACAGAGTGGACAGCATGCTCCAAGAGCTGTGGTATGGGGTTCTCCACCCGGGTCACCAATAGGAACCGTCAGTGTGAGATGCTGAAACAGACTCGGCTCTGCATGGTGCGGCCCTGTGAACAAGAGCCAGAGCAGCCAACAGATAAGGTAGGAGCCTGATGGAAACCTCTCATCCTGAAGGTAATGGCCCTGTCTCTTTGGAGCCCGGGCTTCAGAAAGTCAGTGTGTCACTCTGTGATGGAGAGAGCAGCTATAGCTGGGAGTTAACCCCAGAGAAAAGGCAGTGGGGTTCCTGAAGCCAGcttatcttcttttttctctttaacataTTGAAATACTCTAAGCAACTCACAGTACACCCTCAGGTAAAGACAGAGAGGGGCTGGAAAACTATAATGCTTTTCCCAATAGAGAACGGTCTAGCAAATCCCATTCCATTTCTGGAGAAAACTGGCTACAGTTGTCAAGCGCAGCTGATTCTAGAGAGGTCAGTTCTGACCTCAGTTCTCTTTACTCATCAGGTTCTCTATGTATGGGTAGAGGCTATGTGGGTCTTACCTCTCAGTCCTCAGCTCTCTACCTGGCACATATTATGTGCGTGATAAACAACTATTGATAAATAAGCGAGTGACTGTCTGGGAATTAttgttggtattttaaaaaacctaGTGGAAATAATACATCTGCCAGCATAAAGTAATATGGGCCAAATAAAACAGCacgtatctttttatttttttgttgttggaatTATATCAACTCGGTATGTTAACACTGAATATGAGACGTGCAGATCAGAAGCTCTGATTGGTTGCTGATGACATCACAGGCCTTGTTACCAGAGCCCTGTATTAGAAAAATGCAATACCCAATTTGAACCATTATATGGATCTTTATACAAACCTAAGACTAAACTAAAACAGCCCTTAGCCATTCAAGATTTACATATCTTGACACTGACGCCATATCATCTAATGCGTAAGAGGACAACTGTAGAGCCAGACAGCTTGGCTTCAAATTCTGTCTTTCCACGTGAACTAGCTATGTAATCTTGGGCAACTTTCTTAACTTCTCAGCCTCAATTCCTTCTCCCACATAATGGGGCTGCTGAAAGTACCTACCTTAACTTGTCATGGTGATTAAATAGAATGAATTTGCAAAATGCTGGGTATAGATTAAGTACTCTGTTAACAGTAGCCACCATTACTTATGATTTCTATTTACTGATAAAATAAGAGTCCCTAGTAGTTGCATTAGTTATATGGCTGCTTAGCTATATAATTTTTTGAGGTCCATCCTAACTTTATGTTTCTTCCACCAGTTTAGAAAGAACACCTAGAAACACCTTATCCCTAAAATTATATCCTAGGAGATGCACTTCCCCACACTCAGGGGAATTCAAACATATATCTAACATGGTCATATAGGTTCACCCACATAAGCAGTctcacatacaaacacatacacacataggaaTGTTGTTATCCTGTACCATTTTGTGGGTGTTGACAAGAATACAtgctaaatattaaattaaaaaagtaagaagtccttaaatattttcaatagcaCAGCAACTTCTTTATTAAACAAGATATTTCCATTTAATGCCTCTAAGATGTGGCTTTTTCTATTGTGTCATTTtgcaaaatttgtattttttcttgtaacttgaatcttctttaatatttggatatgttattttaaagatgtttattcatagtatacatattttataaaagttgtACTAGTATAACAATCATTACTTCCTTGTCTCCAAGAGATTCTTAAATCTAAGacagtggttctttttttttgagacggagtcttgctctgtcacccaagctggagtgcagtggtgcaatcttggctcactgcaagctccgcctcccgggttcacgccattctcctgcctcagcctcctcagtagctgggattacaggcacccaccaccatttttttgtattttttagtagagacggggtttcaccatgttagccaggatggtcttgatctcctgaccttgtgatccgcccacctcggcctcccaaagtgctgggattacaggcgtgagccaccgtgcccggccgacagTGGTTCTTAAAGGGTGGTCCCCAAACCAGCAGCATCATCTAAGAAgttgttaaaatgtaaatttgtgtTGTGGGTCCCACATCAGATGTACTGAATCCAAAACTCAGGGTGTGAGGTCCAACAACTTGTTTTAAGAAATCCTCTAGATGATTTTGATGTGCACtgaagtttgagagccactgattTAAGATAATTCCAAGTCTAATCACCCCACAAGCTGTGGGTCATGCCTATGAAGGTGAACAGTGGATAACTACAGGAAATTAGTAGATGAAGAAATATAAGTAAGAAATATAGCCAATTCTTTGCCGAATTATCAATATTGGGCCTCTTCATTTATCATTACTAATACAATCTTGAATACATTCTCCACTTTGTTTGCCTTCATGCAAATTCCATGTCTTGGAATTTCCTGGGGTCATCATGTAATAGAAAGAATGGGCTTTGTATCAGACAAATTCAAATATTAGATGTTTTCTGATCCCTTTATGCgtttgagactcagtttcttcatctgtaaaacttgGGCAATTTTTCTATGAATGATTATTTCTTGTATGAATGAATACTGTTAATAAGGTTGAGTTAATGTCTGAAGAGtatttgaaacataaaataatgccagatttatacacattctttttataacatgttgtattagtccattttcacactgctatgaagaactacccgagactgagtaattcataaagaaaagatgtttaattgccttacagttacacatggctggggaaacctcaggaaacttacaatcatggcagtaggtgaaggggaaacaaagcacatcttacgtggcagcaggagagagagagagagaaagagaaagaaagagagaaaagcagcgagagagagagagagagagagtgagagggaaagtgccacacttttaaaccatcagatcttgtgagaactcactatcacgagaacagcaagggaaaaatcctcccccatgatctaattacctcacaccaggcccctcctctgacACGTGGTGACTACAATCTGAAATGAGATTGGATGTGAACACAGAGAACCAAACTGTATCACGTGTAAAAATCCATTTGGCTAAAAATGACACCAAAGCATGTTACAGGGTCTTAAAAGATAGGTTTTGTTATTATACATATGCTTTCACCTTCGTGCTCATCTCCTCAATGTCAAAAGACCATTATGTACAATTAGGCAAGGTGTTCACAttccaggaagaaaggaaaatgaatataGGAACAATAAAGAATTGTACCTACTCAAAGGGCAAAGTATTTCCCAGATTGCCTTGGCTTATGTATCCTTGGCCAGAACTTTGCCACAAGGTTATCCCAAGTCCCAGATAGTCTGTGGAAGCAAATGCTTTTAGCTGACTACATTGCTCAAGCAAAATTAATGCTCTGATAGCAAAGAAGAAAGACCAATAGATATTGGGTGGGCAACTAGCCGGTAATTCCATACTCTAAAATTGTCCCTCAGGGGAATGGTAGCCATTCAATacatcacttcttttttctttcttagaaaggaaaaaagtgtctCCGCACCAAGAAGTCACTCAAAGCCATCCACCTGCAGTTCAAGAACTGCACCAGCCTGCACACCTACAAGCCCAGGTTCTGTGGGGTCTGCAGTGATGGCCGCTGCTGCACTCCCCACAATACCAAAACCATCCAGGCAGAGTTTCAGTGCTCCCCAGGGCAAATAGTCAAGAAGCCAGTGATGGTCATTGGGACCTGCACCTGTCACACCAACTGTCCTAAGAATAATGAGGCCTTCCTCCAGGAGCTGGAGCTGAAGACTACCAGAGGGAAAATGTAACCTGTCACTCAAGAAGCGCACCTACAGGGCA
It encodes the following:
- the CCN3 gene encoding CCN family member 3; translation: MQRVQSTSFCLRKQCLCLTFLLLHLLGQVAATQRCPPQCPGQCPVTPPTCAPGVRAVLDGCSCCLVCARQRGESCSDLEPCDESSGLYCDRSADPSNQTGICMAVEGDNCVFDGVIYRSGEKFQPSCKFQCTCRDGQIGCVPRCQLDVLLPEPNCPAPRKVEVPGECCEKWICGPDEEDSLGGLTLAAYRPEATLGVEVSDSSVNCIEQTTEWTACSKSCGMGFSTRVTNRNRQCEMLKQTRLCMVRPCEQEPEQPTDKKGKKCLRTKKSLKAIHLQFKNCTSLHTYKPRFCGVCSDGRCCTPHNTKTIQAEFQCSPGQIVKKPVMVIGTCTCHTNCPKNNEAFLQELELKTTRGKM